In a single window of the Alphaproteobacteria bacterium LSUCC0684 genome:
- the rpsG gene encoding 30S ribosomal protein S7, whose amino-acid sequence MSRRHSAVKRPAMPDPKFGDVVVSKFMSCLMYDGKRSVAEKIVYGAFDKVKERSGNEPIKVFHDALENVRPNIEVRSRRVGGATYQVPVEVRPSRAQALAIRWLIDASRKRGENTMMDRLSAELLDASNNRGSAVKKREDTHKMAEANRAFSHYRW is encoded by the coding sequence CTGACCCGAAATTCGGGGATGTCGTTGTATCGAAGTTCATGTCTTGCCTGATGTATGACGGCAAGCGCTCGGTCGCTGAAAAGATCGTCTATGGCGCGTTTGACAAGGTCAAGGAACGTTCCGGCAATGAGCCGATCAAGGTGTTCCATGATGCGCTTGAAAATGTTCGTCCGAATATTGAAGTGCGCTCCCGCCGCGTTGGGGGTGCAACCTATCAGGTGCCGGTTGAAGTGCGGCCATCCCGCGCCCAGGCCCTGGCTATCCGCTGGCTGATTGATGCGTCCCGCAAACGTGGTGAAAATACCATGATGGATCGCCTCAGCGCCGAGCTTCTCGATGCCTCGAACAACCGTGGTTCAGCCGTCAAGAAACGTGAAGACACCCATAAGATGGCAGAAGCCAACCGTGCTTTCTCCCATTATCGCTGGTAA
- the fusA gene encoding elongation factor G, protein MAREYKLERYRNFGIMAHIDAGKTTTTERILYYTGKSHKIGEVHDGNATMDWMEQEQERGITITSAATTCMWFRTEDGENPDGPYGSNADEAKFRFNIIDTPGHVDFTIEVERSLAVLDGAVCVLDANAGVEPQTETVWRQADRYEVPRVVFVNKMDKIGADFFNCVHMIKDRTGATPLPVHMPIGSESEFAGLVDLITMKEWVWAGEDLGASWTLGEIRPELKDKAEEMRAAMIELAVEQDDAWMEKFFEGEEPDPQSLRELIRKGTLNMTFVPVLCGSAFKNKGVQPMLNAVIDFLPGPLDVPAYKGFKPGDETETRNIERHADDGQPLSGLAFKIMNDPFVGSLTFVRIYSGMMKKGDSIMNSTKGKKERIGRMMMMHSNNREEIEEAFAGDIVALAGMKETTTGDTLCDVANPVVLETMTFPDPVIEIAVEPNSKNDQEKMSQGLARLAAEDPSFQVSTDKESGQTIMKGMGELHLDILIDRLKREFKVEANVGAPQVAYRETITKEVEIDYTHKKQSGGSGQFARVKLVFKPIEEGFTFENKVVGGSVPREYVPGVEKGLISAKDTGVIAGFPVIDFGVELIDGASHDVDSSVLAFEIAARAAFREAMQKAAPRLLEPVMKVEIITPEEYMGDIIGDLNSRRGNVGGMDQRGNARVISAMVPLANMFGYVNTLRSMSQGRAQYTMQFDHYEQVPQAVADEVRSKMA, encoded by the coding sequence ATGGCTAGAGAGTATAAACTTGAGCGCTACCGCAACTTCGGCATCATGGCTCATATTGATGCAGGTAAGACTACCACGACGGAGCGGATTCTCTATTACACCGGTAAATCCCATAAAATCGGTGAAGTTCATGACGGCAACGCCACCATGGACTGGATGGAACAGGAGCAGGAGCGTGGCATCACCATTACGTCGGCCGCCACCACCTGCATGTGGTTCCGCACCGAAGATGGGGAAAACCCGGATGGTCCTTATGGATCGAATGCGGATGAAGCAAAATTCCGCTTCAATATCATCGATACACCAGGTCACGTGGACTTCACCATTGAGGTGGAACGTTCACTGGCGGTGCTTGATGGCGCTGTCTGTGTTCTTGATGCCAATGCCGGGGTCGAGCCGCAGACCGAAACAGTATGGCGCCAGGCCGACCGCTACGAAGTGCCTCGCGTGGTTTTTGTCAACAAGATGGACAAGATCGGCGCTGACTTCTTCAATTGCGTTCACATGATCAAGGATCGCACCGGTGCAACACCGCTGCCGGTTCATATGCCGATCGGCTCTGAAAGCGAATTTGCCGGGCTCGTTGACCTGATCACCATGAAGGAATGGGTCTGGGCCGGTGAAGATCTTGGCGCATCCTGGACTCTCGGTGAAATTCGTCCTGAACTCAAGGACAAGGCTGAAGAAATGCGCGCCGCCATGATCGAGCTTGCCGTTGAGCAGGACGATGCGTGGATGGAAAAATTCTTTGAAGGTGAAGAGCCTGACCCCCAGTCCTTGCGTGAACTGATCCGCAAAGGCACCCTGAACATGACCTTTGTTCCTGTTCTTTGCGGCTCGGCCTTCAAGAACAAGGGTGTGCAGCCCATGCTGAACGCCGTGATTGATTTTCTGCCGGGCCCGCTTGACGTTCCTGCCTATAAAGGGTTCAAGCCAGGTGATGAGACGGAAACCCGTAACATTGAGCGTCATGCCGATGATGGCCAGCCTCTTTCAGGGCTTGCCTTCAAGATCATGAATGACCCGTTTGTCGGCTCGCTGACCTTTGTGCGCATTTACTCGGGTATGATGAAAAAAGGCGACAGCATCATGAACTCGACCAAGGGCAAGAAAGAGCGCATTGGCCGGATGATGATGATGCATTCAAATAACCGGGAAGAAATCGAAGAGGCTTTTGCCGGTGATATTGTTGCTCTTGCAGGCATGAAGGAAACCACCACCGGGGATACGCTTTGCGATGTTGCAAACCCGGTCGTGCTCGAAACGATGACTTTCCCTGATCCGGTGATCGAAATTGCCGTTGAGCCGAATTCAAAGAACGACCAGGAAAAGATGTCGCAAGGCCTTGCACGTCTGGCGGCGGAAGATCCTTCCTTCCAGGTCAGCACCGATAAAGAATCCGGCCAGACCATCATGAAGGGGATGGGTGAACTTCACCTTGATATCCTGATTGATCGCCTGAAGCGTGAATTCAAGGTTGAGGCAAATGTCGGTGCGCCGCAGGTGGCGTATCGCGAAACGATCACCAAGGAAGTCGAAATTGACTACACGCACAAGAAACAGTCCGGCGGTTCCGGCCAGTTCGCGCGGGTGAAGCTGGTCTTCAAGCCGATTGAAGAAGGCTTCACTTTTGAGAACAAGGTCGTGGGTGGATCGGTTCCGCGTGAATATGTCCCGGGTGTTGAAAAAGGACTTATTTCAGCAAAAGACACAGGCGTGATCGCCGGCTTCCCGGTTATTGATTTCGGGGTCGAGCTGATCGACGGCGCCAGCCATGATGTGGACTCATCAGTGCTGGCCTTTGAGATAGCCGCACGTGCCGCTTTCCGTGAAGCCATGCAGAAGGCAGCGCCGCGTCTCCTCGAGCCGGTGATGAAGGTTGAGATTATTACCCCGGAAGAATACATGGGGGATATCATTGGTGACCTCAATTCACGTCGCGGCAATGTCGGCGGTATGGATCAGCGTGGCAATGCCCGTGTGATCAGCGCCATGGTTCCGCTTGCCAATATGTTTGGTTACGTGAACACCCTGCGTTCCATGTCCCAGGGCCGGGCGCAATACACGATGCAATTTGACCATTACGAACAGGTGCCACAGGCCGTTGCGGATGAAGTCCGCAGCAAGATGGCCTAA
- the tuf gene encoding elongation factor Tu, with amino-acid sequence MSKEKFDRSKPHVNIGTIGHVDHGKTTLTAAITKVMAESGGAEFQAYDQIDKAPEERARGITISTAHVEYETSNRHYAHVDCPGHADYVKNMITGAAQMDGAILVVSAADGPMPQTREHILLARQVGVPALVVFMNKTDQVDDEELLELVELEIRELLSSYDFPGDDIPIVKGSALAALEGTNDTIGKSAIEELMAAVDAYIPQPDRPKDQPFLMPIEDVFSISGRGTVVTGRIERGMVKVGEEIEIVGIKATEKTTCTGVEMFRKLLDQGEAGDNVGVLLRGTKREEVERGQVLAAPGSITPHTEFKAEAYILTKDEGGRHTPFFSNYRPQFYFRTTDVTGSVTLPEGTEMVMPGDNIAMTVELIAPIAMDEGLRFAIREGGRTVGAGVVSSIVK; translated from the coding sequence ATGTCGAAGGAAAAGTTTGATCGAAGCAAGCCGCATGTAAACATCGGCACGATAGGGCACGTTGACCATGGCAAGACGACGCTGACGGCGGCGATCACGAAGGTGATGGCGGAATCCGGAGGTGCGGAGTTTCAGGCGTATGACCAGATTGACAAGGCGCCCGAAGAGCGCGCTCGCGGTATCACGATATCGACGGCACATGTTGAGTATGAGACGTCCAATCGTCATTACGCGCATGTTGACTGCCCGGGTCACGCGGATTACGTGAAGAACATGATCACGGGTGCGGCGCAGATGGATGGAGCGATCCTTGTTGTATCCGCGGCGGACGGACCGATGCCGCAGACGCGTGAGCACATTCTTCTGGCGCGTCAGGTAGGTGTTCCGGCGCTGGTGGTTTTCATGAACAAGACCGATCAGGTTGACGATGAGGAGTTGTTGGAACTGGTTGAGCTTGAGATCAGGGAGCTTCTGTCGAGCTATGATTTCCCTGGAGACGATATTCCGATCGTGAAGGGTTCGGCGCTTGCGGCGCTTGAAGGGACGAATGATACGATCGGCAAGTCGGCGATCGAGGAGCTGATGGCGGCGGTAGATGCGTATATACCGCAGCCGGATCGTCCGAAGGATCAGCCGTTCCTGATGCCGATCGAGGATGTGTTCTCGATTTCGGGACGCGGGACGGTGGTGACGGGCCGTATTGAGCGTGGCATGGTTAAGGTCGGCGAAGAGATCGAGATTGTCGGGATCAAGGCGACGGAGAAGACGACGTGCACGGGTGTTGAGATGTTCCGGAAGCTGCTGGATCAGGGCGAGGCCGGAGACAATGTCGGGGTTCTGCTTCGTGGCACGAAGCGTGAGGAAGTTGAGCGCGGGCAGGTTCTGGCGGCGCCCGGATCGATCACGCCGCATACGGAGTTCAAGGCGGAAGCGTATATCCTGACGAAGGATGAAGGTGGACGTCATACGCCGTTCTTCTCGAACTATCGTCCGCAGTTTTATTTCCGGACGACGGATGTGACGGGATCGGTGACGTTGCCGGAAGGGACGGAGATGGTGATGCCCGGAGACAATATTGCGATGACGGTGGAGCTGATCGCGCCGATCGCGATGGATGAAGGTCTTCGCTTTGCTATCCGCGAAGGTGGCCGTACCGTCGGCGCCGGCGTCGTCTCAAGCATCGTTAAGTAG
- the rpsJ gene encoding 30S ribosomal protein S10, whose translation MENQNIRIRLKAFDHRILDQSTTEIVNTAKRTGAEVCGPIPLPTSIKRFTVLRSPHIDKKSREQFEMRTHKRLLDIIDPTPQTVDALMKLDLAAGVDVEIKL comes from the coding sequence ATGGAAAATCAGAATATTCGGATCAGGCTCAAGGCATTTGATCATCGTATTCTTGACCAGTCCACGACAGAGATCGTGAACACGGCCAAGCGTACTGGCGCTGAAGTCTGCGGTCCTATTCCGCTGCCGACTTCGATCAAGAGGTTCACCGTTCTTCGTTCACCCCATATCGACAAGAAGAGCCGTGAGCAGTTTGAAATGCGGACGCATAAGCGTCTTCTTGACATTATCGACCCAACACCGCAGACCGTTGATGCGCTCATGAAGCTCGATCTGGCCGCCGGTGTTGACGTTGAAATTAAGCTTTAA
- the rplC gene encoding 50S ribosomal protein L3, protein MRCGVIARKVGMTRVFAADGAHVPVTVLQMENCQVTQVRSKEKDGYTALQLGVGSRKVKNVNKALRGQYAKAGVEAKAKLAEFRVSEDAVLEVGATLGANHYVSGQMVDVVGISQGKGFAGAMKRHNFGGLRASHGVSISHRSHGSTGNNQDPGKVFKGKKMAGHMGAERVTTQNLEVVATDPAEGLILIRGAIPGSKGGYVLISDALKAARPDEAPFPAGLLADAMADETPADEVAAEDAPAEDVQAEDMAAEGAPAEDNLAEDAPAEEAQADEAPAAEAVEEEKKGE, encoded by the coding sequence ATGCGTTGCGGCGTAATTGCTCGAAAAGTTGGGATGACACGCGTGTTTGCCGCGGATGGTGCCCATGTGCCGGTAACCGTCCTGCAGATGGAAAACTGCCAGGTCACGCAGGTCCGCAGCAAGGAAAAGGATGGCTATACCGCCCTTCAGCTTGGTGTTGGCTCCCGCAAGGTGAAAAACGTCAACAAGGCCCTGCGCGGTCAATACGCCAAGGCTGGCGTTGAAGCCAAGGCCAAACTTGCTGAATTCCGTGTCTCCGAAGATGCGGTGCTTGAGGTTGGTGCAACACTTGGTGCCAATCACTATGTCAGCGGCCAGATGGTTGATGTTGTCGGTATTTCCCAGGGTAAGGGTTTTGCCGGTGCCATGAAGCGCCATAACTTTGGCGGTCTTCGCGCCTCCCATGGTGTGTCGATCTCGCATCGTTCACACGGCTCCACCGGTAACAACCAGGATCCGGGCAAGGTCTTCAAAGGCAAGAAGATGGCTGGCCATATGGGGGCTGAACGGGTGACCACCCAGAATCTTGAAGTTGTTGCTACTGATCCGGCCGAAGGGCTGATCCTGATCCGTGGCGCCATTCCTGGCAGCAAGGGCGGGTATGTGCTAATCAGTGATGCACTGAAAGCAGCGCGTCCGGATGAAGCCCCGTTCCCGGCCGGTCTGCTCGCCGATGCCATGGCTGATGAAACGCCTGCTGATGAAGTTGCGGCCGAAGACGCCCCGGCTGAAGATGTTCAGGCAGAGGATATGGCAGCCGAGGGCGCCCCGGCAGAAGATAATCTAGCCGAAGACGCCCCTGCCGAAGAAGCTCAGGCAGATGAAGCCCCCGCAGCTGAGGCTGTTGAGGAAGAGAAGAAAGGCGAGTAA
- the rplD gene encoding 50S ribosomal protein L4, whose protein sequence is MKLAVKTLDNKAAGDVSLADDVFGIEPRADIMARVVNWQLAKRRAGNHKVKIRSEISRTGAKMYRQKGTGRARHGAGSTNIFRGGGVVHGPVLRDHAHSLQKKVRALGLRSALSSKARDGKLFIVDELKADGKTASLKGKLSKLGLENALIIGGEAIDEKFQRAASNIPNIDVLPQQGINVYDILRRDVLVLTKDSAAHLEERLK, encoded by the coding sequence ATGAAACTTGCAGTTAAAACTCTCGATAACAAGGCAGCAGGCGACGTAAGTCTTGCCGATGATGTCTTCGGGATTGAGCCACGTGCCGATATCATGGCCCGCGTGGTCAACTGGCAGCTGGCCAAGCGCCGCGCCGGCAACCACAAGGTCAAGATCCGTTCCGAGATCAGCCGTACCGGTGCCAAGATGTATCGCCAGAAGGGAACAGGCCGTGCGCGTCATGGTGCAGGTTCAACCAACATCTTTCGTGGCGGCGGTGTTGTTCATGGCCCGGTCCTGCGTGATCATGCCCACAGCCTGCAGAAAAAGGTTCGTGCCCTTGGGCTGCGTTCCGCTCTTTCCAGCAAGGCACGTGACGGCAAGCTGTTCATTGTTGATGAGCTGAAGGCTGATGGCAAGACAGCATCTCTCAAGGGCAAGCTCAGCAAGCTTGGTCTTGAAAACGCCCTCATTATCGGGGGTGAGGCAATTGACGAGAAATTCCAGCGCGCCGCCAGCAACATTCCGAATATCGATGTGCTGCCGCAGCAGGGAATTAATGTATATGACATTCTGCGTCGTGATGTACTGGTTCTGACCAAGGACAGCGCGGCCCATCTTGAGGAGCGGCTGAAATGA
- a CDS encoding 50S ribosomal protein L23, translating to MSIRPRAKTETFMSQDKAYDTILRPIVTEKSTMQAEQNKIGFVVPMSATKPEIKAAVELLYKVNVEAVNTSVLKGKTKRFRGVLGRRIDQKKAIVTLADGQSIDLMQGV from the coding sequence ATGAGTATCCGTCCCCGCGCAAAGACCGAAACGTTCATGTCACAGGATAAGGCCTATGATACGATTCTGCGCCCCATCGTAACCGAAAAGTCAACGATGCAGGCAGAGCAGAACAAGATCGGCTTTGTCGTGCCGATGAGCGCCACCAAGCCTGAGATAAAGGCGGCGGTTGAGTTGCTCTATAAGGTAAATGTCGAGGCGGTGAACACGTCGGTCCTGAAAGGCAAGACAAAGCGGTTCCGCGGTGTCCTGGGCCGCCGCATCGACCAGAAAAAAGCGATCGTGACCCTGGCTGACGGCCAGAGCATTGATCTGATGCAGGGAGTGTAA
- the rplB gene encoding 50S ribosomal protein L2 translates to MALKQYNPTSPGQRGLVTVDRSDLHKGGPVKKLTEGLTKSGGRNNSGHITAWQKGGGHKRRYRLVDFKRRKMDVAATVERIEYDPNRTAFIALITYADGEQSYILAPQRLAAGDTVISSAKADIKPGNALPLSSIPVGTIIHNVELKAGKGGQLARSAGTYVQLIGRDQSYSILRLASGEVRMVRSECMATIGAVSNSDQQNIKLGKAGRSRWLGRRPSVRGVAMNPIDHPHGGGEGKTSGGRHPVTPWGKPTKGKRTRNNKKTDRLIVRRRKA, encoded by the coding sequence ATGGCATTAAAGCAGTATAACCCGACGTCACCCGGCCAGCGTGGTCTTGTCACCGTTGACCGTTCCGATCTGCATAAGGGCGGTCCAGTCAAGAAACTGACCGAAGGCCTGACCAAATCTGGCGGCAGGAACAATTCCGGTCATATCACGGCCTGGCAGAAGGGTGGTGGTCACAAGCGGAGATACCGTCTGGTCGATTTCAAGCGTCGCAAGATGGATGTGGCGGCAACGGTTGAGCGTATCGAATATGATCCGAACCGGACAGCCTTTATCGCGCTGATCACCTATGCCGATGGGGAGCAGTCCTATATTCTGGCGCCCCAGCGGTTGGCTGCTGGTGATACGGTGATTTCTTCGGCAAAGGCGGACATCAAGCCTGGCAATGCCCTGCCGCTTTCTTCAATTCCGGTGGGTACGATCATCCACAACGTCGAGCTCAAAGCCGGCAAGGGTGGGCAGCTGGCACGTTCTGCCGGTACATATGTGCAGCTGATCGGCCGTGACCAGTCCTATTCAATTCTTCGCCTGGCTTCCGGTGAAGTCCGGATGGTGCGTTCCGAATGCATGGCCACCATCGGTGCTGTCTCCAACTCGGATCAGCAGAATATCAAGCTTGGAAAGGCAGGACGCAGCCGCTGGCTGGGTCGTCGCCCGAGCGTTCGTGGTGTGGCCATGAACCCGATCGATCACCCGCATGGTGGCGGTGAGGGCAAGACCTCAGGTGGTCGTCATCCGGTGACACCATGGGGCAAGCCGACCAAAGGCAAGCGGACACGCAATAACAAGAAGACGGATCGCCTGATTGTGCGCCGTCGCAAGGCATAA
- the rpsS gene encoding 30S ribosomal protein S19 — MARSVWKGPFVDGYLLKKADASRESGRKEVIKTWSRRSTIMPQFVGLTFGVHNGNKFIPVLVSEDMVGHKFGEFAPTRTYYGHAADKKSKR, encoded by the coding sequence ATGGCACGTTCTGTTTGGAAAGGTCCTTTTGTTGATGGCTATCTGCTGAAAAAAGCGGATGCCTCGCGCGAAAGCGGCCGCAAGGAAGTGATCAAAACCTGGTCTCGCCGGTCCACCATCATGCCGCAGTTTGTCGGACTGACCTTTGGTGTACATAACGGCAACAAGTTCATTCCGGTTCTCGTTTCCGAGGATATGGTTGGTCACAAATTCGGTGAATTCGCCCCGACCCGTACCTATTACGGGCACGCGGCCGACAAGAAATCGAAGCGTTAG
- the rplV gene encoding 50S ribosomal protein L22 translates to MGKQSKPRPLADNQARAVVRNLRVSPQKLNEVAGLIRGKNADKALALLSFSRRRIAIDVKKALQSAIANAENNHSLDVDRLVVQEAHVGKGLVMKRFRARARGRGARVLKPFSHLTIIVSEKEDA, encoded by the coding sequence ATGGGTAAGCAATCGAAACCACGCCCTCTGGCTGACAATCAGGCTCGCGCTGTTGTACGCAATCTTCGTGTCAGCCCGCAGAAGCTGAACGAAGTGGCCGGGTTGATCAGGGGCAAGAATGCGGATAAGGCATTGGCTCTGCTGAGCTTTTCACGCCGCCGTATCGCTATTGATGTGAAGAAAGCGCTTCAGTCGGCTATCGCCAATGCTGAAAACAACCATTCGCTTGATGTGGATCGCCTGGTTGTTCAGGAAGCGCATGTTGGCAAGGGGCTGGTGATGAAAAGGTTCCGTGCCCGCGCCCGTGGCCGTGGCGCACGTGTTTTGAAGCCGTTTTCACACCTCACCATTATTGTATCCGAGAAAGAGGACGCCTGA
- the rpsC gene encoding 30S ribosomal protein S3 — MGQKIKPIGLRLGINRTWDSRWYADRNYASLLHQDRELREHLMDRLKAAAISRVVIERPAGRARITIYAGRPGLIIGKKGADIESLRADLTKRVGSEVSLNIVEVRKPEIDAKLVAESIAQQLERRVAFRRAMKRSVQSAMRLGALGVRINCAGRLGGAEIARTEWYREGRVPLHTLRAEVDYGEATAHTTYGACGVKVWVFKGEVMAHDPMAQDKRLAEQQSAPAPRNAS; from the coding sequence ATGGGACAGAAAATCAAACCAATCGGGCTGAGGCTCGGCATTAACCGCACCTGGGATTCCCGCTGGTACGCTGATCGCAATTACGCATCGCTCCTGCACCAGGACCGTGAATTGCGCGAACACCTGATGGATCGCCTCAAGGCCGCTGCAATTAGCCGCGTCGTCATCGAGCGTCCGGCGGGTCGCGCACGGATCACGATCTATGCAGGTCGTCCGGGGCTCATCATCGGCAAGAAGGGCGCAGATATCGAAAGCCTGCGTGCTGACCTGACCAAGCGTGTTGGCAGTGAAGTCAGCCTCAATATTGTTGAAGTCCGCAAGCCTGAAATTGACGCCAAACTGGTGGCCGAGTCGATCGCCCAGCAGCTGGAGCGCCGGGTTGCCTTCCGCCGCGCCATGAAGCGTTCGGTTCAGTCCGCGATGCGGCTTGGTGCCCTTGGGGTTCGTATCAACTGCGCCGGCCGTCTTGGCGGCGCGGAGATCGCCCGTACCGAATGGTACCGTGAAGGCCGGGTGCCGCTTCATACACTTCGTGCCGAGGTGGATTATGGCGAAGCTACCGCCCATACAACCTACGGTGCATGCGGTGTCAAGGTCTGGGTCTTCAAGGGTGAAGTCATGGCCCATGATCCCATGGCACAGGACAAGCGCCTGGCTGAGCAGCAATCTGCGCCAGCCCCGCGCAACGCATCGTAA
- the rplP gene encoding 50S ribosomal protein L16 yields MLQPKRTKFRKAHKGRIHGNAKGGTQLNFGAYGLKATTPARVTARQIEAARRAITRHLRRAGRVWIRIFPDVPVSSKPAEVRMGKGKGNPEYWVARVKPGRIMFEVDGVSGDLASEALALASAKLPLDTRIVKRLGE; encoded by the coding sequence ATGCTGCAACCAAAACGTACCAAATTCCGCAAGGCGCATAAGGGCCGTATCCACGGCAATGCCAAAGGCGGAACACAGCTGAATTTCGGCGCCTATGGGCTGAAGGCTACAACCCCGGCCCGGGTCACCGCTCGCCAGATCGAAGCGGCCCGCCGTGCCATTACCCGTCACCTTCGTCGTGCCGGCCGTGTCTGGATCCGCATCTTTCCTGATGTGCCTGTATCCAGCAAGCCAGCCGAAGTCCGGATGGGTAAAGGTAAGGGTAACCCGGAATACTGGGTAGCCAGAGTGAAACCCGGCCGGATCATGTTTGAAGTCGACGGGGTCAGCGGGGATCTCGCCAGTGAAGCGCTGGCGCTGGCATCGGCAAAACTGCCGCTCGATACCCGTATCGTTAAGCGTCTGGGTGAATAG
- the rpmC gene encoding 50S ribosomal protein L29 yields the protein MAVVKAQDLRAKTSDELKAQLTDLKKEAYNLRFQGATGQLENPARMRLVRREIARVKTVLAEMAAATGA from the coding sequence ATGGCAGTGGTAAAAGCACAGGATCTTCGCGCCAAGACATCGGATGAGCTGAAAGCGCAACTGACGGATCTCAAGAAAGAGGCCTATAACCTGCGGTTTCAGGGGGCAACAGGTCAGCTGGAAAATCCGGCACGCATGCGGCTGGTCCGCCGCGAGATCGCCCGGGTCAAAACCGTGCTGGCTGAAATGGCCGCGGCAACCGGCGCATAA
- the rpsQ gene encoding 30S ribosomal protein S17, whose product MPKRILQGVVVSDKGDKTVVVKVERRLMHPLYKKFISKSKKFAAHDAENRFKIGDRVRIEECPPISKSKTYTVIYDDAEVAGAN is encoded by the coding sequence ATGCCAAAGCGTATTCTTCAGGGTGTGGTTGTCAGCGACAAGGGCGACAAGACAGTTGTCGTCAAGGTCGAACGGCGACTGATGCATCCTCTTTACAAGAAGTTTATCTCGAAATCGAAGAAGTTTGCCGCCCATGATGCTGAAAACCGTTTCAAGATCGGTGATCGGGTCCGGATCGAGGAATGCCCTCCGATTTCAAAGTCTAAAACCTACACGGTTATCTATGACGACGCTGAAGTCGCCGGTGCCAACTAG
- the rplN gene encoding 50S ribosomal protein L14 — protein MIQMQTNLDVADNSGARRVQCIKVLGGSGRKVAAVGDIIVVSIKEAIPRGRVKKGDVHRAVIVRTASEIKRPDGTVIRFDRNAAVLINNSNEPIGTRIFGPVTRELRSRRFMKIISLAPEVL, from the coding sequence ATGATTCAGATGCAAACTAATCTTGATGTTGCTGATAATTCCGGCGCGCGTCGGGTCCAGTGCATCAAGGTACTTGGGGGAAGCGGCCGTAAAGTGGCTGCCGTGGGCGATATCATCGTCGTCTCCATCAAGGAAGCTATTCCGCGGGGGCGTGTGAAGAAAGGTGACGTGCATCGTGCCGTGATCGTTCGCACCGCAAGCGAGATCAAGCGTCCCGATGGAACGGTCATCCGTTTTGACCGTAACGCGGCGGTGCTTATCAACAATTCGAATGAGCCGATCGGAACACGTATCTTCGGCCCGGTAACACGCGAATTGCGGTCACGCCGGTTCATGAAGATCATTTCCCTCGCGCCGGAGGTGCTGTAA
- the rplX gene encoding 50S ribosomal protein L24 yields the protein MAQKFKIKKGDQVVVITGREKGKTGEVVEVLRSENRVLVQGVNMVTKHVRASQAGPGGIEKREAPLHISNVSHIDPDNSKPTRVGYEIKDGKKTRIARRSGKAIG from the coding sequence ATGGCCCAGAAATTCAAAATCAAGAAAGGCGATCAGGTGGTCGTCATCACCGGTCGCGAAAAAGGCAAGACCGGTGAGGTGGTTGAAGTTCTTCGGTCTGAAAACCGGGTTCTTGTCCAGGGCGTCAACATGGTGACCAAGCATGTTCGTGCCTCGCAGGCAGGACCGGGCGGGATCGAAAAGCGTGAAGCCCCGCTTCATATTTCCAACGTCTCTCATATTGATCCCGATAACAGCAAGCCAACACGTGTCGGCTATGAGATCAAGGATGGGAAGAAAACCCGTATTGCCCGCCGTTCCGGCAAGGCAATCGGCTAA
- the rplE gene encoding 50S ribosomal protein L5, translated as MKTRLEEHYTTAVRPAMMEKFGYKNSMEVPKLVKIVINMGVGEGVRDSKKVDSAAQELSAITGQKPVITRAKKAVASFKLREGMPVGCKVTLRREKMYEFMDRLVNIALPRVRDFRGLNPKSFDGRGNYSMGLKEQIVFQEVDYDKVESIRGMDIIVVTTAKTDDEARELLRNFQFPFTS; from the coding sequence ATGAAAACGCGTCTAGAAGAACATTATACGACGGCTGTTCGACCAGCTATGATGGAAAAGTTCGGCTACAAGAATTCAATGGAAGTGCCGAAACTGGTGAAAATCGTGATCAACATGGGTGTCGGCGAAGGTGTCCGCGACTCAAAGAAAGTTGATAGCGCTGCCCAGGAACTTTCCGCCATTACCGGTCAGAAGCCTGTTATCACCCGCGCCAAGAAGGCTGTTGCATCCTTCAAGCTGCGCGAAGGCATGCCGGTTGGCTGCAAGGTCACCCTGCGCCGCGAAAAGATGTATGAATTCATGGATCGCCTGGTGAACATTGCGCTGCCGCGTGTTCGTGACTTCCGTGGGTTGAACCCGAAGAGCTTTGATGGTCGCGGGAATTATTCCATGGGGCTCAAGGAGCAGATCGTCTTTCAGGAAGTCGATTACGACAAGGTCGAAAGCATCCGCGGCATGGATATCATTGTTGTAACAACAGCGAAAACGGATGACGAAGCCCGCGAACTGCTTCGTAACTTCCAGTTTCCGTTCACCAGCTAA